In a genomic window of Glycine max cultivar Williams 82 chromosome 13, Glycine_max_v4.0, whole genome shotgun sequence:
- the LOC100798903 gene encoding alpha/beta hydrolase domain-containing protein 17B, with protein MGAVTSSMAAKFAFFPPDPPSYTVAEEAEGRARMAEVALRENVDVLKVRTERGNIVVAMYIKNPTASLTLLYSHGNAADLGQMYELFSELSIHLRVNLMGYDYSGYGQSSGKPSEQNTYADIEAVYKCLQEKYGAKEEDIVLYGQSVGSGPTIDLASRLPNLRAVILHSPILSGLRVMYSVKRTYWFDIYKNIDKIPLVNCPVLVIHGTADDVVDCSHGKQLWENCKQKYEPLWIKGGNHCDLELYPQYIKHLKKFITVIEKSPHQKTGSDLIPDQLDKPRNSIDFREKSRLSMDQKENLKSIDQKEKPSASTDRKEKSRASVDRRDKSRNSIDHPEKSFNGSDIPEKARNSIDRFGEMVRSVGLCNIDCFRPTATHA; from the exons ATGGGAGCGGTGACGTCGTCGATGGCGGCGAAGTTCGCGTTTTTTCCGCCGGATCCGCCGTCGTACACGGTGGCGGAGGAGGCGGAGGGGAGGGCGCGGATGGCGGAGGTGGCTCTGAGGGAGAACGTGGACGTATTGAAGGTGAGAACGGAGAGGGGGAACATCGTTGTGGCGATGTACATAAAGAACCCAACGGCGTCGTTGACTTTGCTTTACTCGCACGGAAACGCCGCTGATCTGGGTCAGATGTACGAGTTGTTCAGCGAACTCAGTATCCACCTCCGAGTTAACCTCATGGG TTATGACTATTCTGGATATGGGCAGTCGTCTGGGAAG CCTAGTGAGCAGAACACTTATGCAGATATAGAAGCTGTTTATAAATGCCTGCAGGAGAAGTATGGGGCGAAAGAGGAAGATATTGTTCTGTATGGGCAATCTGTTGGTAGCGGACCCACTATAGATTTGGCTTCTCGTTTACCAAACCTTAGGGCTGTGATTCTCCACAGTCCAATCTTATCGGGCCTTCGTGTCATGTATTCTGTGAAGCGCACATACTGGTTTGACATTTATAAG AACATTGATAAAATCCCCTTAGTGAATTGTCCTGTTCTTGTGATTCAT GGAACAGCTGATGATGTAGTGGATTGCTCCCATGGGAAGCAACTTTGGGAAAATTGTAAACAAAAGTACGAGCCCTTATGGATTAAAGGAGGAAATCACTGTGATTTGGAGCTTTACCCTCAATATATAAAGCACCTCAAGAAATTCATCACAGTCATTGAGAAGTCACCGCATCAAAAAACTGGATCTGATCTTATTCCGGATCAACTTGACAAACCTAGGAACAGCATAGACTTTCGAGAGAAATCCAGACTCAGCATGGATCAAAAGGAGAATTTGAAGAGTATTGATCAGAAAGAAAAGCCTAGTGCAAGCACAGACCGTAAAGAGAAGTCAAGAGCCAGCGTAGACAGGAGAGATAAATCAAGAAACAGTATAGATCACCCTGAGAAGTCATTTAATGGATCAGATATACCCGAAAAAGCTAGAAATAGCATTGACCG TTTTGGGGAGATGGTGAGATCGGTTGGATTATGCAATATTGATTGTTTCAGGCCCACAGCGACTCATGCATAA